Genomic DNA from Xiphophorus hellerii strain 12219 chromosome 16, Xiphophorus_hellerii-4.1, whole genome shotgun sequence:
aaattaaaacaaagatggaaagtttgcaaaacaaacaaaaaggcatGCAATCTAACTTAAGGATGCATGAATGGAATTCTCAAGGCAATGTTAACACGCACAGCAGGTTCAGACATGCTAGAACACAAGTCATCTTCATACTTCAGGTTTAATTTTCTAACGGTGAACAATAGAATCACCCTAGaggttttaaaattttatacaGTTAAAAGCTaactgtataaaataaaatatgtaaccACCCAGTGTATATGTGCCAACCATCAGTGAGcctgtgtgttttccttttgaTACAATTtggaaaatacacatttaagtGATTACGGTACTCTACATCCCCTCAAGTGCAGCTTTTCATTTACCCTTCGGCTTCAGTTTTGAGAACTTGATATGATCatgtgaaatatatataaacataatttGCTATGCATTTATTATAAACAACATACTCAGGACTCATTGTTGAGGGTTAAGAACTAACACTGTTTGAATTACATGCATTCCAAAAACTACTAATTTCATACATGAGCATATGCTTTAATGGCCCACAAAAATTCTACCTTTCATTAAACCCTAAAATAGCTTTTAATCACAGCATTAAACTACAATCTTACTGGTAAATAATTATATGGGTAAActctggttttatttcaagGCAGAATGTTTTCTGATCTGTTTTATTACATAATTTCAATCTGTAGCCAATATCACCCTTAGGCTGAATATGATGATTATTGCAACTAGAGCTTcaaaaaagggacaaaaaatataaatatttatattttctgtactgaaaaataattatcaaaatacATCTTAAGCTAACAGTTCAGTTTCTACAACAGAATCTCTTTTATAGACGCTGAAAgaactaattaaaataaacatgaataaCTAATGATCtttactttcaaatatttatatttaaacaccATTCACATAAAAGACaatccattttctgtaagtgTAGAGAAAGGTGTTGTCTCTCCCAGAGTTGTAAGAATGAAATTACATCATTCCGCTCCCGAAATCCTAATTTGGTCATTCTATCAGCCTATTCACATTTTGGGCAAAACTGTTTTCTTGTGTGGAGTCAGAGAAATATAAAGTGGCTGTGGAAGAGATTCATGAAGACTTTGAGGGAGTCCTTTACGCGAGTTCTTGTGAAGTACGAAATGTCCTTGCTGACAAAAGCTTTGTTCTTGTggaattttaacaaaataactaaCTTCTCTGTTCGTGCAGAGCATGTATTGACCTTGAATATTGTAAAACACCAAGAAGCACAAGTAAAAATACCAGCAACATATTGATATAACCTGTGCAAAGCTGTTTAAGTGTATACATttgaagaagaataaaatgatgTCCATCAAGTTTAGGTTTAAAACTATTCTCGCTTTTATAAAATGTCTCTGCACACACTGCCCAACAGGCAACAAGCATAGTTTGTcttaatgaattttaaaatcaatcGTTATCATTGTTAATGTCACTTTTTATTCcacaaatagaaatataattGTTTTGCTGACCTGCAAAAATTACAGATAATTTaccaaaagtttgttttaacatATGGAAAACAAGGCAATAATATCAAAGAATATCTTTGTAAAATAGTCCATCCATTCTGGTGTGTTTTGGGAGTCCCAGCTTTTAACGTAGGTTGAAAGAGAAACATAATACTCTTTAAAATCATACTGGTTACATTTAAGCTGTCTTTTTATAactgtttgaaagaaaatgaactaTTCAGGCATAGTACTCTTTTGAAAACTGTTGATATCACACCTACTATAAGAAATGTGCTGTTCAAGGTTTATGAAATCCTTCAGAGTAATACACATTATACAGATGGTGACATTAATCATACTTACCATCAGCCAGCTCGGCTCCGAACACTATGGCCCGTGACCCTGATACCCCAATGCAGTGCAGAAGAGGATCACAGCGGAGGCTGAAGTTAATAAGAGCAGCTTCCACCCCAATTTTTGCCAAGCCAAGCCACAATGCCACATGTAACGGCCTGCTTTCCAAGAAGAGGGCCACCACATCCCCAGAGACCCATCCTTGACCTCTTGCCCAATGAGCTACAGCATTAGAGATCTCATCCAGCTGGGTGAAGGTCCACGTTTCCCCTGTGGCTTCATAGATCAGTGCCGGTTTATTTGGGTGTCGTTTCACAGTCTGGGCGAAGATGGAAAGAATACTGCTTCCATTGCGCATGTAGCGCCACAAAGCCAGCTTCACCCTCAGCAGCACATAGAGGCCACTGATTCAAATgagggaagaagaagagggaatATTTGAGTGCACTGTAGATCCACTTCCAGAAACATCACAACTTAATTTGGACGCATTTAACTTACTTGAGGTCTCTCTTTGCAGTACGTGCTGCAATGTAGAAGTATTTCCAGCTTTTGGTGCCTAGATATACTCCTAGGCCTGCTGCCAGACTCCAGGACCAGGACACCCCAACCAGACGCAGCAGTCCCAAAGAACCCAGAGAGGCTGACACACTCGCTGCATTGTGCATTCTTGTCAcggagagaaagaagaaaaaaaaagaaagaaagatgggaTTTACACAATACGTGGCTTAAACTGAAGCCTGCATGGGTTCCTCTTAAAGGCCTGAAGTACTGCAGCGCAGGCTGGTACAGTCAAGTACACCCAGAAAACCTTGTCTTACTTATTATTAGACAAAAAATAACTAACTAAATTTTAGGGCATGTTTTGCATTAACACTATAGTTACAACAACAGAAGTATCCAAGTTGTACTTAAGTGGCAACCGATACCTGGAGCCACGCCAGAGAAAACAGGCACTCATTGGAAACAACTTCAAATTTGTAGACAACTTACCTATGAGTCAAATATCCTGCCGCGACGTCACCTTTCACCCAGTAACTCGGCTCACTTTGTTGCTCTGACGGAAGCTTTCAGACTTTGTCCTTCCGCCGCTAAGAGCGCTGAAAACAGCTCACAACGCTGCGTTTCGCTGGAAATCAGGAGTTTTGAAGTGTTTGTAGCGGTTTGTCGTTGTTAGCGCGGCGGCTGTCAAGTACTGAGGAGTTTGCTAAATTCAAGTTACAGCTCAAAAATACGGGTAAGAGATTATAGCGGGCTGGCATCTGCGAATAAgctataaataataataattaaccCTGAGATAATAAAGACCCAAGAGAAAAGTATAAGATGTGGAGTGAATCAGGTTATTTTCTGTACTCCATATTGGAGAGAGCTGCTGCCATTTAAGCACCGCCCACTAGGGGGTGTGAGTTTTGTTCAGGAGCTCACCGATTGGCTAAACCCGAAGCCTGTCAAACATGTCTCTGTTCTGATTGGATAAAATCTGCCCCGACCACCAGATTTGCAGGACGCTGCTACTGAATGTAGGACAAATCATGAGAACACCGGTCCAGACTACTAACTAAAATGTTGTGAAATGTCGCTTGGGTTGTCTCCCATCCCTTATTCACTCCACACTGCGCAGGCCCTTGGTATGCAAACTATGAACTTTTAAGCTATgctgaaaaataacaataacatttatatattaacttacaaaaaaaaatctgaatcagggtgaaaacaaagcaaataactTAAGATGCCAGTCCAAAATGAAAGAGGTCAGGGGATGAGGGTCATTGAAGATTAATTGTATTTCTGCGGCTTTCTAACAGGGAGTTGCTGGATGTTGGTATGCCTTGATAGTAGCGACCACAGCAAAGTCTTGTCAGCATTTTCCTTCGAAGTAAGATATAAACCCAGGGGTCTAAAATCTGATTCCAGGCAGCCATGCGCAAGCCAATTAAAACGAGCAGATCTGGTTCAGTATGCATCTTAAACTGCTTCATGAAAATGTGGATCTATAAGACAGAAGAAAGATAAAGACAGAAAGATTTAAGCAATCTTCTAACTGACTCTAACATCTAACATCTGAAATGTGTGCAACTCTTTACAGTAAATATCTCAGGGGAGTAAAAGGAAGAGATGTACACACCAGAAAGGGGCCCCAGCAGACACAAGACACCACAGTGACGGCTGCGAGTTGCACCATCATCTCCACATCCAGTGTGCAAAACAAGGAAGCAGACGATGCTGTTGATGCACGTCGATCACTGCTACCTGAAGGTGTCGTATTTCCATTtcttgactttattcttgcatGCAGCAGTGCCAGTCCACTGACAATGTTGCagaacagggaaaaaaacagagcaaagagACCCAGAGAGGAGAAGACCAAAACTAGGGTTGTGTCAGCAGACCCATGAATCGGCAAGAAACACCATGTTTTGGGAAACTGGAGAATATAACTTCCTGTTGAAAAAAATGGTGACAGAGCCAGGACTAGTGCAAAGGTTGACAAAAATAGCACCACTGACTTTGCATGAGCAGCTGTAACcatagaaacatgaaaaaatggcTGCGTGATTGCCACACAGCGTTCCACTGCCAttgcaaaaccaaaaaacaaagaacacaaaccaaaaaacacCATACTTGCTCCAAAGACATTACAGAAGGGTTCTCCAGTCTGTAAGACCCCCTGGTTCAAATGCACATGCAGTGCAAATGCACCTAAAATCACATGACCCAACAGGTCAGCCACAAGTAAAGCCACTGTTAgtagcagaaatgatttttttgattGACGGCGGAATCGGCCACGGGACCGAGCCAGTATTCCCAGAGCAGTGAGGTTGGAGATGGCTCCAAATAGCATGGTGAATAAAGACATCCCCAAACCATTAGGTTTAGGGACAGAAGTGGAAGTGGTGTTGGTAGCGGACACATTAGGaaaagatacatttattggTACACTTGGTGTCGTCATTGTCAGTGTGAtctacagaaaaatacaaaagtaattggaattatgaaaaaaaaaaactcacctaGAAGTTAACAGTAAtaaaactaaagattttattccTCAAGGATTCTAGTTTAAATTACTTCAAAACATCACATTGGCAGACTATTAAATAAtgatattgtattttaaaataaacagaaaaattagtCACTCCTGTAGTGGCTTCGTTTTCATTAGCTTTCTCATCCATATGCAATTTTACTGTTAGtctttctgttatttaaaaGTAAGTAGGAACATGcaaaaaattgttattttttgcatgttcctactttctctctccctctctgtagAGAGCCGTTTTATCACAACCTTCTTCAATTCTACTTTTGTTCATTTCcatcatttcaaaacatttttgtcaccTTTGTAATGCCCTTTGTTTTAATTACtgaaatttattgaatttaaatgaaGGGGGAATCTGAATGAACTATTTTccttgtattaaaatgtttcacctcTATTTTCACTCCACTATATgtcaaaggaaaacacaaatcAACACGTTCAATGTCACAAAGATTTgtataattttacatttgtcaACTGTTGCCTAAATAAAGGCATTTTAGTATGTAACTAAGCTTTAAATTAAATGGAAGTCAAGGAAATTTATAGACACAATTTGCTCACTGATATAAAAAGATTCTTTAGAAATTGTTTACATAAACAGTGGATATTAAATACTTCTTTCCAAAATCAATATTATAATTTTGAATGCAGTACTAAATAATCCATAAAACATTATCGATACagttttgaagcaaaaatacatATTGCTCTGTTATAGCATATGAGaatcttttaaaatctgaaatataaTGTTTACACATCAACATAACCAAGAATTTTGAATTTCTGCCCAGTTTCTGGTGTCATCTGTTCATAGTGGTGGGGCAGCTTTCCCAGCATTACCTCTAGAGACATGCAGAAACCTGTTATTTCCTTGTGCTTTTGCTTCATAACTATCTTGACTGCTATCTATGAAAACAGGAACgttatttataaatatgttatttacaaGTACAAAAACGAATAAAATATGAACGAAACTTACCCAGAGATAGCAATGGATGAATCTTGGTTTGTTTATGGAGGAAACAGATGAATATGTTCCTTATCAGCAGCGTTGCCTTGTTTGCTAAGTGAGTTATCATTACTTCCCTCTCATTTTCTCTTGTCCCCTCCCTTTTCTCTCCAacagtttcttttttgcatgttcctactttctctctccctctctgtagAGAGCCGTTTTATCACAACCTTCTGGATCTGGATTTTCCATCCTCCTTCTCTGCTAAAAGCATTCCTTCCATCTATTGATCTCTTCTGATAATCTTATGGAGCAGAGTGGATCTCAGCTTGCTCTCAGTTATTTTCCGATTGATTAACTGCTTGCTAAATGGTTCAACACTCGTAGTAAGAAGCAGATATTGGTTACAATCTTTTGCTCTGTTAcaataagatgttttttttttctttcctgaaagCATGTAGTATACATGTCTCATAAACAAATGTGATGTCATTGATAAAACCCTCATATAATACAATGATAAAATGTAGCCCTAACAAtgtctttgtaaaataataagatCAATAGAAACCAGATTCAGCCCTGACCTTTAATGCAAACTAAATTTCTAAATGTAGTAATCCTGTATGATTTAATTGCTTGTCTCTGTCTAAACCTTTGAGTTTTTCTATGAACCATCATGATGCTGATCTTACATAAACAGGAAGGAATAGGAGAAAGTCTCCCATTTCCTGTATACTTTTCAACCCACCTCAAGAAATGCCTTCGAAATCATCAGCAATGTTATATAtatgattacatttatttttgcaaatctaaaaaatgacatttaaaatacatattttaagaattcacacagagaaagagatgtaaacaagaaataaacagcaTCAGTGTAAAATATGCAATGTGCTCTAAAACCATGTGTTACAGCGGTGCTACCATTTCAGAGGACCATAACAACTGAACTTATCTTAGATCAGTTTCAAGACAAATAGCATATGAACTCACTGAATAAACAACTCTGTTCGATGTATTCAGATGCAATAAATGCAGCAGCGTTGGAGCCAAACACTAATACAGGCTAAATTTCCCAGCGACTTATATACAGGCAAAAATTCACATGAtaaatctgtgtttgtgttttggatttCATTTGTATTTCTCAAGctcaaagatttaaaagaagagCTTGCAatataagtatattttggaTTGTCCTTGCTGATTGAAATAAGTACCTGAATGAAGCAACTTACATTAGTAGACGTGCCTGATTAAGTTCTACAAACGTGTAATTTTGAGCAAAAGAACACAtaatttttcatataaaaatactgtttttgtaTGTACATttcctaaataaattacataatttatCAAGTTAcaaaaatactgttaaaaaaagtATTGCCATGAAATTATGGACAGTCTGAGTTGCCAAAACAAGCCATGTTCAAAGCTTTAATATCCATATTTTTACTGGACTTTAATCCAAAGCTattaaaagcaataataataactttatttataaagccaTTCAAAGTGCTGAACTATCACaaggagttaaaaaaacaatacaattccaagaaaagcagcaaaaacaataCATATAAAATGAAATCACATATGACCAAGTGAACAAGTGATTTTTTAACTTAGCTTTAAAAACCTACTGAGgaacatgtttgcaaaaatgtCCAGTGATGTCTCTTGGGGTCTGATGACCATTAAATCTGTCTTGTCACTGTTAAGAAGCAGGAAATTATTTTGATAAGCAATGCCTAATTACCGATCGATGGGGCTGTACTTCAGACAAATCTGCACCGTTTCCAAATGAGAAAGGCACATTGTCAACATAACAGTTAATTGTTAGGCTAAATCAGCGCAGAAGAGCTTCAGGAGGCAGAAGACAAAGTTAAAATAGCAACGGGCCAACCACCCTGAGGGGCCCCAAACTTCACTGCACATGTCTCAGAgagctcatttttaaaaatggacgTTCTGAGATCTCCCAGAGATATCGCTCAGTTAAATGTGAGACTCTCCCGTGTCCTGGGTACTTCTGGACGCCTGAAGATGAAAATGCAAACAATGAGAGAATTAAAAGCATATTACATTTATGAGGAAAGCTTTGCTGTCTCagaaacaacaagaacaaacaCTATGCTTCACCTCACATCTTATTTTAAACCAGAATGAATAATTCTGGActtaaagcaacagaaaatatttattctgatttaatttcaagcAGTGAGgataaagagtaaaaaaagtttttttttaatacactgtatgtaaatatttctattaGTATTAACTGTATgttgaacacattttaaagacataGTTTAACTTCAGTCTCGGTGCATTAATGAGCAGTAACTGTATTCCTTCtattgaataaaattttaaatctctGCTTACATTAGCTTTGCTTGAGTAGTTGAACTCGGAATATGCTCTCTTCCGAGGTGCACGTAGTTGAGAAAGAATGTTTTCATACTCCTCCCTCACctaaaatcagaaaacagattGAGCTTTGATCCCTGATAATGTAGAAAACCTGAAGTGTGATGTTTGTTTACTTTAGCAAAAGGCATGACTGACCTGTTTGGAAAATAGACAGTGCATGACAAAGAGCATGACACCTTGAAGGCTGCCAAAAAAGGTGAACAGATAAGACATTGCTATTGTGTCCTTTTCAAACTGGAAACACCCAAAGATCCACATGATGCCGAGTACACAGAGCTGAGCCACTGCAGTAATGGTGAATGCCCTGCAGGAGGCAACAAATGCACATAGGTAAAAATGAGgttcttttacagaaaaaatgtggCTAACATGCGTCATAACTTACttgattttattcaagctgTCCAGGTCAGGGTTTAAACTTGAAAACTTCTGTGCCAACTTCCACACAGTGACAAGGAAGAAGAAAACGTTTACCTGGatgatgagaaaaaatttaagtaattttaagaaataaagttGGTACCCATataaattttaaagtaaataataaataaattcttggTAAAAACTTACAGTAATGATGACACAGGCAGGGCCATAGAAACTCCAAATCGAATCCAAGTTTAGCCAGCAACTGAAATGTAAGTTGACATTTTATTGAACAGATTGAACAGGTTAACTTTTTCCGAATTTGAAAATGGTtacaaaattagacaaaaataaaaaagagattCATATTAGTTGATGGAATATTAAAATCTCACTATTTCTTAGTCCCGTATACATCTCTATTGATCAATGCAGTGACAGCAACAATTGCAGCAGGAACTCCGTAGCCCCCTGCCATCATGTAGCTGGTTTTAAAGTTGGTGTTGAAGACCAGGACCACCATCCTGAAGAGCTGGATTCCCTCCAGACACATCCAGCAGAATGCGGCCAGGTAGAAGAAGTGCAGCATCCCTGCAACTACTGCACAGCCAACCTAATGAGTAGAGATGAAGCACGTGAAAAGCATCACTTCAAGATGAGTTCAAGATATAAGAAAGAGCTAATTGCTGAGATAATATGTTCTAACAGGATTAATACACAACTATATAGAGTGGTAAGCACTTTCAGTACCATTTTAGCTGTAGTATGTCTTAATGCTTGATTCTGTGATGTGTTTTTAGAGGCAAACACTTTCAAGATACTTTTTATCAAGACAACAAGCTGTTAGAGCATTAACCTTGTTCTGTGTCTGAGAGATGCCTGCGAGAAAGATAAGAGTTGCAATAAAGAGGCTGATGCAGAGGTGCAAGTGGATGGTTGTTCTTGGGCTTTTGATAGACCGGATCATTGAGAAGGTCAGGATGCAGAAGAACAGGCAAATTAATGAAAGGGATAGGCCTATCCAGGagatcagctgcagctcaaaAGGGCTCTGTATGGAGACAGAATGGGAAAAATTAAAGCACTGGATTTTCAAACGTGAGCGACTTTATGTTCTGAATAACTATGAAGTAAAGGAAGTAGAACCTCTATGTCGTAGAGGGCCATGAGCACAGCGAAGCTGCTCAGGTGGTTACAGGAACACACAGTGTAGTTTAGTTTGGACTCCACCACGCTGCAGCCGCGATCAGACCACGCACCTCCGTCCTTAGAGGAATCCCAAAACACACAGGTGTGGGCGGTTTGAGTTGACTGTGAAACAGATAAATGCTTTAGTTTcacatttatcttaaaatattgaatattacagaagaaagaaacaaataggCTTTTTCTTACATGATTAAGGTGATGTAAAGTTATATTGACTGGTTCGTTCAGGTGTTTTGTGTCTGTATTGCTAACACTGACAGTCACCACTTTGGAGTTTATCTTAAAGTTCTGGCTCACATTCTTTTTCATCCCACTAAAGAAACCTCCTGCAGATTCTTCCAGGTTTGAATAGCTCAGCAACGAAACTGTTGTAAATCCTTCAATGTCAAGACAAAACAGGTTTAGTGTTTGAAATTAATGTGCTTTAAATGTGGTATTTATATACATTGTTGTTACCCGGATAAGATGAGGGATTTCCTGCAGCTTCTTCCATCTTGATATCCACTTTAGCCTGTTTAGACGACAGAGTCTTTAATCCTTGGGGTATAGCCGACCCAGTATGTACCAGCAGCTCCAGTTCTGGTGGAAAATTggtattaaataatttgtacCATAGATAAAACTATGAATTGCATGAAATATGGactttaaagagacagaatgaTGTAATTAATAGCAAAAGAGAAGGCGTGTTTATAAtttttgtcatgaagtggttcggtgttggtggtgaggcagacgcagtggacccaggtatgatgaataatgaaatttaattaagaaattcacagtccaaacaacgagcagcaggcacatggacacACTGACGACTAATAAGCTagacatagacgaggacccgacgaggaacaaggaacacaggtggagttaaatacatgggagggtaatgacagaacgagacacacctgggaacaatcaaggggaggacaggacaacgaagagactcaaggacacaaaaaactctaaatgaacacagaaaacacagatcctgacaattttatttagtttggaaagCAGTCATATTAATTGCTGGCTCACCTGTGTGATTGGTGAATATTTTAGTTCTTGGTGTTTTAATTAAAGGTCCAACAAATCTTAAAACTTGTTCCACCATGTCTAGAAATGTGGAgatttttctgttgtctttgaCAGATCCAGCAGACAGGAGCTGGTCGATCATAGAGAGCAGAACCTAGAGTCAAAGGAGGAgagagattgaaaaaaaaaacatgttttaaaggttaaaacaaaatcaggcagAGAACTGACTTCTTTGGCAGCATAGCTGTACAGATGGCTGTACACCATCTGACATGGTGGGTTGCCTCTAAAaggctgcttctaaaaacaatttGTACCGTTAGCAAGTCTTCTCCATTGAGGTCCTTTGAATCTTCACTTCCTGAGAGCTTCAGACAACTTTCACTCAGTTGCTTCAAATCATCTTGAACCATGTCAAATTTCTAaaagaatgcaaaaaaataaaaatcacattcaaAAGGTAATTGATAACAGACATCAGAGGAAAATCAaattttgaaatagaaaaaagatTCATGCTGTGAATTTACCTCTGTAAGATTGTTCACATCTTTGAGAACACCACAGTGAAgctctaagaaaataaaacaatagtttACTGTCTGGAAATCATtttgaaagtgttttgtttGGTATAAACCCTAAACCTGTTTGTATTGgtctttcagaaaaaacaaaatctattctTACCAGTACAACGACCCATTTTGTTGTCATAGTTAGTAAACCCTGCAGAGCATGCACAGTAATGGCCACTGGCTTCATGGAGGCAGGATCCATTTCCACAAATTGTGTCATCAATCTTACATATGtctgaaatggaaacaaatcaaggatgaaaaaaataatttgaatagtTGATtcagctaaaatattttaagatataataaaaggattttaaatgtgcaaatctTGTCACATTATTTCCTATTCATCACCTTCACATTGCTCCTCCTGCCCAGAAATGCTAGATTTTCCAGATTTCAGTGCATAGCCAGCGTTGCAGACGCAGTGATAACTTCCTTGTGTGTTTATACATGATGCATTCAGaccacaaacattttcatttttacattcatCTGTATCTGTATTAGCAGAGGGAAGGAATGTTAAAAATTATTGACTTGGAGatgaaatgcaaagaaaaaataatacaactGGTTTTTCTTTCATCCTAAAAACTATTTACTTTTACATTCAGCAGAGTCTTTAGCAGTAAAATTCGCAGCTTTTGTTGATGACCTGAAACCCTCCTTACACTGGCAGTAGTAGCTGCCATCTGTGTTGaaacagtttgtattttttccacatattttagCGTCGTCTGCACATTCATTGAAATCTTtgtcaggaaaagaaaaatgtgaaaagtaattATAGCATGAACTAGCATAATGTTTGGATTAATACTGAAATTAATATTCAtgtgaaaaaagagaaatgatcaaaaataagaatgattaaataaaaataactctttATATCTGTCTGTATGAGAAGGGGGATGGAATGTAAAAATACTTGAGAACACAAATAAATTTTCACCTTACACCGTGTtgcaaattattatgcaaattggatttaaatgtcataaagatgaaattttttgttgtgctattaaatttatagatggtattgtgtgtccgtggtctttgaatcactataattaatttcagagagctgggttgattagtttgtctggtgacctcaattaaaggaaatctacttaaaaaggatgttccacattgtTAAGCAGgtcacaggtttcaagcaatacgGGAAAGAGCAAAGATGtctctgctgacaaaaatcatcagatagtgtagcactatatgacaaggtatgaaaacattagatatttaacaaaaactgaagcgttatcg
This window encodes:
- the ptger1c gene encoding prostaglandin E receptor 1c (subtype EP1) gives rise to the protein MTTPSVPINVSFPNVSATNTTSTSVPKPNGLGMSLFTMLFGAISNLTALGILARSRGRFRRQSKKSFLLLTVALLVADLLGHVILGAFALHVHLNQGVLQTGEPFCNVFGASMVFFGLCSLFFGFAMAVERCVAITQPFFHVSMVTAAHAKSVVLFLSTFALVLALSPFFSTGSYILQFPKTWCFLPIHGSADTTLVLVFSSLGLFALFFSLFCNIVSGLALLHARIKSRNGNTTPSGSSDRRASTASSASLFCTLDVEMMVQLAAVTVVSCVCWGPFLIHIFMKQFKMHTEPDLLVLIGLRMAAWNQILDPWVYILLRRKMLTRLCCGRYYQGIPTSSNSLLESRRNTINLQ
- the LOC116736114 gene encoding adhesion G protein-coupled receptor E1-like, with protein sequence MRATWTVLILALILSLLTVQTQTSCSMGFISVEQNCVDINECEEPEFCGNYTNCFNTNGSHYCQCKEGFRSRFVNFTATDSVTCTDINECFENKDICGPNASCQNTMSNYTCSCKNGFASSTGVEIFHGHDNVTCRDTDECKNENVCGLNASCINTQGSYHCVCNAGYALKSGKSSISGQEEQCEDICKIDDTICGNGSCLHEASGHYCACSAGFTNYDNKMGRCTELHCGVLKDVNNLTEKFDMVQDDLKQLSESCLKLSGSEDSKDLNGEDLLTVLLSMIDQLLSAGSVKDNRKISTFLDMVEQVLRFVGPLIKTPRTKIFTNHTELELLVHTGSAIPQGLKTLSSKQAKVDIKMEEAAGNPSSYPGFTTVSLLSYSNLEESAGGFFSGMKKNVSQNFKINSKVVTVSVSNTDTKHLNEPVNITLHHLNHSTQTAHTCVFWDSSKDGGAWSDRGCSVVESKLNYTVCSCNHLSSFAVLMALYDIESPFELQLISWIGLSLSLICLFFCILTFSMIRSIKSPRTTIHLHLCISLFIATLIFLAGISQTQNKVGCAVVAGMLHFFYLAAFCWMCLEGIQLFRMVVLVFNTNFKTSYMMAGGYGVPAAIVAVTALINRDVYGTKKYCWLNLDSIWSFYGPACVIITVNVFFFLVTVWKLAQKFSSLNPDLDSLNKIKAFTITAVAQLCVLGIMWIFGCFQFEKDTIAMSYLFTFFGSLQGVMLFVMHCLFSKQVREEYENILSQLRAPRKRAYSEFNYSSKANASRSTQDTGESHI